In a genomic window of Dyadobacter fermentans DSM 18053:
- a CDS encoding SusC/RagA family TonB-linked outer membrane protein, whose amino-acid sequence MKKLLLPIVPVVIAGSLVFSTFNPAGAVRPERPGATRHAGKQAPAIRVTGRVLDDNGDPLLGVTVVEKGNSGRGTVTDVNGEFAIEVENGASLVVSFVGFIAQEVVVSGDKPLNIQLKQDAMMLDEVVAVGYQTLRKSDLTGAVSSVKAKELNLTTPTVGQALVGKVAGVQISQVSGAPYVGTKIRVRGVGSINASSDPLYVIDGYPAGNDVFINPNDIESIDILKDAASAAIYGSRAAGGVVLITTKRGKEGKGKLEYDFQFGVHQLAKKVDMLNSSEFAQLLIDGRNNTYRDLMVNAGKPWNDGMFSDDNATRIKNLGGSAGSVSIPTDIYDFANQRLITPKYNTDWQDELYRNAPVSRHNISFSGGQKGLRYAISGGHLSQQGIIESTKQERTNFRANIDADVNKRLKVGANLAFTYNTNREVQEGRFNQGPILGALVYMPIFKAYNEDGSLAKNEAAALSSGFGLQSIENPVALATETHINRNGQRGTYNGFATFDIAKDLVFKVNLGLQTYTEKYEYYRPTSLSDGANPPGSPQAIAAANALARTVSFMDKLAEFTLNYKKAWGKHNFDGLLGYTAQKNNRDVISVTARGFQNDRIEEITGKGADAIYFSLNTGNPEGDGTGKTNWTLLSYLARAVYNFDNKYYLTASFRTDGSSRFGPNNRWGSFPSVSAGWNISNEPFYNDLLGKASTMKLRASWGLSGNNNIGNYNFLQTMAAPGGVVFGNGTVNTALWAEGIKDQNLGWESTSQYNVGLDLGLLEDRLSIIANYYLSRSYNLLFNQPLSAISGASTILTNLRNSKVQNTGFDIQADARVIAKRDFNLNISGNISLNRNKVLDMGGANTILSTGAERSYITHITQEGQPIGMFYGFKVKGMVRESDMENLAADNAAYNASTQKFPEGYVLKGPARSTASTNPLRPGDLYFEDINGDGVVNDADKQVIGSPHPKFTYGFAISASYKNFDFSSSFNGVSGSQVLDGQDYYIFNMEGSGNQYSKVLNRYRSEAEPGDGKVYRAARGGTQSNSTRLSTFYLQDGSFLRCTNLTLAYNFPQIAQISKNAISNLRIYVGVDNAFTLTKYLGYNPEVDYNNGSNLTPGVDYGKYPLARAYNIGARITF is encoded by the coding sequence ATGAAAAAACTGCTTCTACCCATTGTTCCTGTGGTTATCGCCGGTTCTTTGGTGTTCAGTACGTTTAATCCGGCCGGCGCGGTACGGCCGGAACGCCCCGGCGCGACGCGTCATGCCGGGAAGCAAGCGCCGGCGATCCGGGTTACCGGGCGGGTTCTCGACGACAATGGTGATCCTTTGCTCGGTGTGACCGTGGTGGAAAAAGGCAACAGCGGACGCGGTACCGTGACGGACGTAAACGGCGAATTTGCCATCGAGGTGGAAAACGGTGCCAGTCTGGTCGTATCATTTGTTGGGTTCATTGCGCAGGAGGTGGTGGTCTCCGGCGACAAGCCACTTAACATACAGTTGAAGCAGGACGCGATGATGCTCGACGAGGTCGTAGCCGTGGGTTACCAAACCCTCCGGAAGAGCGATTTGACCGGCGCGGTGTCCAGTGTAAAAGCCAAAGAACTGAACCTCACCACCCCGACCGTAGGCCAGGCGCTGGTAGGTAAGGTGGCGGGCGTGCAGATCTCGCAGGTAAGCGGCGCGCCCTATGTGGGTACCAAAATCCGCGTGCGCGGCGTAGGTTCGATCAATGCAAGCTCCGATCCGTTGTATGTTATCGACGGCTATCCGGCTGGAAATGATGTATTTATCAATCCTAATGACATTGAGTCCATTGACATTCTGAAAGATGCGGCTTCGGCGGCTATCTATGGCTCCCGCGCGGCGGGTGGCGTGGTGCTGATCACCACCAAACGCGGCAAGGAAGGCAAGGGCAAGCTGGAATATGACTTCCAGTTCGGCGTGCACCAGCTGGCCAAGAAGGTGGATATGCTCAATTCGTCTGAATTTGCGCAGCTGCTGATCGACGGCCGCAACAATACTTACCGCGACCTGATGGTGAATGCAGGCAAGCCGTGGAACGACGGCATGTTCTCCGACGACAATGCGACGCGGATCAAAAACCTGGGCGGCAGCGCGGGGTCGGTGAGCATCCCGACCGACATCTACGATTTTGCCAATCAGCGCTTGATCACACCGAAATACAACACCGACTGGCAGGACGAGCTCTACCGCAATGCGCCCGTGAGCCGTCATAACATCAGTTTCAGCGGCGGACAAAAAGGTTTGCGCTACGCGATCAGCGGCGGTCATTTGTCCCAGCAGGGTATCATCGAAAGCACCAAGCAGGAACGGACAAACTTCCGCGCGAACATCGACGCCGACGTAAACAAACGGTTGAAAGTGGGTGCAAACCTTGCATTTACCTACAATACCAACCGCGAGGTGCAGGAAGGCCGCTTCAACCAGGGCCCGATCCTGGGCGCGCTCGTGTACATGCCTATTTTCAAGGCTTATAATGAAGACGGCTCCCTGGCCAAGAACGAGGCGGCGGCGTTGAGCTCGGGTTTTGGATTGCAATCCATCGAAAATCCGGTCGCACTTGCTACCGAAACGCATATCAACCGGAATGGGCAGCGCGGGACTTACAATGGCTTTGCTACATTCGATATTGCCAAAGACCTTGTTTTCAAGGTCAATCTCGGCTTGCAGACTTACACCGAAAAGTACGAATACTATCGCCCGACCAGTCTGAGCGATGGTGCCAACCCACCGGGATCGCCGCAGGCCATTGCCGCTGCCAATGCATTGGCGCGTACGGTTAGTTTCATGGACAAGCTCGCTGAGTTTACATTGAACTACAAAAAAGCATGGGGCAAGCACAACTTCGACGGATTGCTCGGCTACACGGCGCAGAAGAATAACCGCGACGTGATTTCCGTGACCGCCCGCGGCTTCCAGAACGACCGCATCGAAGAGATCACCGGGAAAGGTGCGGATGCCATCTATTTCAGTCTGAATACGGGCAATCCCGAAGGCGACGGAACGGGCAAGACCAACTGGACGCTCCTCTCCTACCTGGCCCGCGCGGTTTATAATTTTGACAACAAATATTACCTCACCGCCTCTTTCCGTACCGACGGCTCGTCGCGTTTCGGCCCGAACAACCGCTGGGGAAGCTTCCCGTCGGTGTCGGCAGGCTGGAACATTTCCAATGAGCCATTTTACAATGATTTGCTGGGCAAAGCCTCCACTATGAAGCTGCGTGCCAGCTGGGGATTGAGCGGGAACAACAATATTGGTAACTACAACTTCCTGCAAACGATGGCCGCTCCGGGCGGGGTCGTGTTCGGCAACGGAACGGTGAACACCGCGCTGTGGGCAGAGGGCATCAAGGATCAGAACCTGGGCTGGGAATCGACATCGCAGTACAATGTAGGCCTGGACCTGGGATTGCTCGAAGACCGGCTTTCCATCATTGCCAATTACTACCTGAGCCGCTCGTACAACCTGCTTTTCAACCAGCCGTTGTCGGCCATTTCCGGCGCTTCTACCATCCTGACCAACCTCAGGAATTCCAAAGTGCAGAATACCGGGTTCGATATTCAGGCAGATGCGCGTGTGATCGCCAAGCGCGATTTCAACCTGAACATCAGCGGTAACATCTCACTGAACCGCAACAAAGTCCTTGATATGGGCGGTGCCAACACCATCCTTTCCACCGGCGCCGAACGCTCGTACATCACCCACATTACCCAGGAAGGACAGCCGATCGGGATGTTCTATGGCTTTAAGGTGAAGGGCATGGTGCGCGAGTCGGATATGGAAAACCTTGCGGCGGACAATGCAGCCTATAATGCTTCTACGCAAAAATTCCCCGAAGGCTATGTGCTCAAAGGTCCGGCCCGCTCAACGGCCTCGACCAACCCGCTTCGTCCCGGCGACCTGTATTTTGAGGACATCAACGGCGATGGCGTCGTGAATGATGCCGACAAGCAGGTGATCGGCTCGCCGCATCCGAAATTCACCTATGGATTTGCGATTTCGGCCAGCTACAAAAATTTCGATTTCAGCTCGTCGTTCAATGGCGTTTCGGGCAGCCAGGTGCTGGACGGCCAGGATTACTATATTTTCAATATGGAAGGGTCCGGCAACCAGTATTCCAAAGTGCTCAACCGCTACCGTTCCGAGGCCGAACCCGGCGATGGCAAAGTGTACCGGGCAGCACGCGGCGGCACGCAGAGCAACAGCACGCGCCTTTCGACCTTTTACCTGCAAGACGGCTCTTTCCTGAGATGTACCAACCTCACTTTGGCCTACAACTTCCCGCAGATTGCGCAGATCAGCAAAAATGCCATCAGCAACCTGCGGATCTATGTCGGTGTGGATAATGCATTTACATTGACCAAATACCTGGGCTACAACCCGGAGGTGGATTACAACAACGGCTCCAACCTGACACCGGGTGTGGATTATGGTAAATATCCATTGGCCCGCGCCTACAACATCGGGGCGAGAATCACTTTCTAA